One Palaemon carinicauda isolate YSFRI2023 chromosome 5, ASM3689809v2, whole genome shotgun sequence DNA window includes the following coding sequences:
- the LOC137640614 gene encoding uncharacterized protein, producing the protein MLTLSENDQAKLLFYWFRNVRKDDYTLVAFRNVRLSFGLRCSPFLLMISLFYILIINSDKDDDKLKECKKLIYSLTYMDNGAYSCDNLDTLQWAYSVLPKVFESFKFSVQQLITNDISLQSRIDKDMKIETPIENKLFGLTWNRISDEIFTKPINLNADASTKREVLTTIAAQFDIFGFNLPLMNRSRLFMHRLQCCKDLDWDKPLNNDLVREWKNLCRQANSSPIIRVPRFVGSRDGEYKLIAFTDASRSLYGVVVFICHVETNQCCFLQSKNRMVNTHLKNKSIPSLELNAVLFGVESLMELHRDLTGDVCMKPINITELLLYTDSICSLHWLNSCVSKMEKMQRLSVFTTNRLNSIQRLCEKYPVKFCFVSGKENPADSTTRPFSYRSLMKTNFLIGPDSNFIKTEDELSVVIPNPLTVDKMAPVIDHNVYVGINSEHSPNSSGNAHLIDPNDISDFRRLVLIHRRVLRCVMKWKQKIGIEGSPKSPNSNLFAQALTQIISTEQKLFFPEVFSYFQDQKDRVVTS; encoded by the exons ATGTTGACTTTGAGCGAGAACGATCAGGCAAAACTTCTATTTTACTGGTTTCGTAATGTTAGGAAAGATGATTATACCCTGGTTGCATTTCGCAATGTCAGACTAAGTTTTGGTTTACGTTGCAGTCCTTTTCTCCTTATgatatcacttttttatatattgattattaactCTGATAAAGATGATGACAAATTAAAAGAATGTAAGAAGTTGATCTATTCATTAACATACATGGACAACGGAGCCTATTCTTGTGACAATCTTGATACCCTTCAGTGGGCTTATTCGGTTTTACCTAAGGTGTTCGAGTCCTTTAAATTTTCAGTGCAGCagttaataactaatgatatttccttgcagagtagaattgataaagatatgaaaattgagacaCCTATAGAGAATAAATTGTTTGGTTTAACATGGAATAGGAtaagtgatgaaattttcaccaagccTATCAATCTTAATGCTGATGCCAGTACTAAACGTGAGGTTTTGACCACCATAGCTGCACAGTTCGATATTTTTGGGTTTAATTTGCCACTCATGAACAGGAGTAGGTTATTCATGCATAGGCTCCAATGTTGTAAAGATCTTGATTGGGACAAACCTCTTAATAATGACTTGGTTCGTGAATGGAAAAACTTGTGTAGGCAGGCAAATTCCTCCCCCATAATAAGAGTGCCAAGGTTTGTTGGTTCTAGGGACGGTGAATACAAACTAATAGCATTTACAGATGCCAGTCGTTCTCTTTATggtgttgtagtttttatatgtCATGTTGAGACAAATCAGTGTTGTTTCCTACAATCTAAAAACCGTATGGTTAATACACATTTGAAGAATAAGTCGATTCCGTCATTGGAACTTAATGCAGTTTTGTTTGGTGTTGAAAGCTTAATGGAGTTACACAGAGACCTTACAGGTGATGTGTGTATGAAGCCAATTAACATAACTGAATTACTGTTGTATACTGATTCAATATGCTCACTTCATTGGCTCAATTCTTGTGTGTCCAAGATGGAAAAAATGCAGAGACTTAGTGTATTTACCACTAACAGGCTTAATTCAATCCAGAGGCTATGTGAAAAGTACCCTGTTAAGTTTTGTTTCGTTTCAGGAAAAGAAAACCCAGCAGACAGCACTACTCGCCCCTTTTCTTATAGGTCTCttatgaaaacaaattttcttattggACCAGATTCAAACTTTATTAAGACTGAAGATGAATTATCTGTTGTCATTCCTAATCCACTGACTGTTGACAAAATGGCTCCTGTCATCGATCATAATGTATATGTGGGAATTAATTCTGAACATTCGCCAAATAGTTCCGGAAATGCTCATTTAATAGACCCTAATGATATTTCTGATTTCAGGAGATTGGTTTTGATTCACCGAAGAGTCTTGCGGTGTGTTATGAAATGGAAGCAGAAGATAGGGATAGAAGGCAGTCCTAAATCACCTAATAGTAACCTGTTTGCTCAGGCCCTTACCCAGATTATATCTACAGAGCAaaaattgtttttccctgaagttttttcgtattttcaggATCAAAAG gacagagtggttacgagctaa